One window from the genome of Dermacentor albipictus isolate Rhodes 1998 colony unplaced genomic scaffold, USDA_Dalb.pri_finalv2 scaffold_28, whole genome shotgun sequence encodes:
- the LOC139052622 gene encoding uncharacterized protein, with the protein MSAGRPPEFADAEGTWPTYRVRLEAYLEAHSIVDPTKKRALLIASLTDSAVRVVQGRCQPKKVNELSYEEVVGYLEDHYAPEVNEIAASYAFFMRSQQDGEAAQDFIADIRRLAEKCNFGTSLERMLRNRIVCGVLDEDVRRHLLTRRKLT; encoded by the coding sequence ATGAGTGCTGGACGGCCACCGGAATTTGCTGATGCAGAAGGTACGTGGCCTACCTATCGCGTTCGCCTGGAGGCGTACTTGGAGGCTCATAGCATCGTGGACCCAACGAAGAAGCGAGCGCTGCTCATCGCTTCGCTCACGGACAGTGCAGTGCGTGTGGTGCAGGGCCGGTGTCAACCAAAAAAGGTGAATGAACTGAGCTATGAGGAAGTCGTCGGGTATCTGGAAGATCACTATGCTCCGGAGGTCAACGAGATCGCTGCAAGTTATGCTTTCTTCATGCGTTCGCAACAAGACGGGGAAGCTGCTCAGGACTTCATTGCGGACATTCGACGCCTAGCTGAGAAGTGTAACTTCGGCacgtcattggagcgcatgttgaGGAATCGAATCGTTTGCGGAGTGCTGGATGAAGACGTTCGGCGCCATTTACTGACGCGACGGAAGCTCACCTAA